Proteins encoded within one genomic window of Bradyrhizobium sp. AZCC 1719:
- the hutC gene encoding histidine utilization repressor, with translation MSLATDRGKLQSADKPTLYKQIRIDIERRILTGEWPPGHRIPFEHELMLRYGCSRMTVSKALSELAQADLIERRRKAGSFVRRPTFLSAVLKIVDIRAEIGALGRSYGYELIQCSRRTANAADRARLGAGKTGKVIAIACRHSADGVPFAIEDRLIDLDAVPEAAAADFAAEPPGSWLLHHVPWTEAEHSISAIVADEQAAAALDIAIGAPCLVIDRHTWRSARPLTAVRLLYPGESHKLIARFKGGLEG, from the coding sequence ATGAGCCTCGCCACCGATCGCGGCAAACTCCAATCGGCCGACAAGCCGACGCTGTACAAGCAGATCCGGATCGACATCGAGCGCCGCATCCTGACCGGAGAATGGCCGCCCGGGCACCGCATCCCGTTCGAGCACGAGTTGATGTTGCGCTATGGCTGCTCGCGCATGACGGTGAGCAAGGCGCTGTCGGAACTTGCGCAAGCCGATCTCATCGAGCGGCGGCGCAAGGCCGGCAGCTTTGTCCGCCGTCCCACATTTCTGTCAGCGGTGCTCAAGATCGTCGATATCCGCGCAGAGATAGGCGCGCTCGGCCGCAGTTACGGCTATGAGTTGATCCAGTGCTCGCGGCGCACCGCAAACGCCGCCGACCGCGCCCGCCTTGGCGCAGGGAAAACCGGAAAGGTGATCGCGATTGCATGCCGTCACAGCGCCGATGGCGTGCCGTTCGCCATCGAGGACAGGCTGATCGATCTCGACGCCGTGCCCGAAGCGGCTGCGGCGGATTTTGCGGCCGAGCCGCCCGGCTCGTGGCTGCTGCACCATGTGCCATGGACGGAAGCCGAGCATTCGATCAGTGCCATCGTGGCTGACGAACAGGCCGCGGCGGCACTGGATATCGCGATCGGCGCCCCCTGCCTCGTGATCGACCGGCATACCTGGCGCAGCGCCCGGCCGCTGACGGCCGTGCGCCTGCTCTATCCGGGCGAGTCCCATAAACTGATTGCTCGCTTCAAAGGCGGCTTGGAGGGATAG
- a CDS encoding cystathionine gamma-synthase family protein: MVKPFPSKTHIGNHMLHPETLMLNYGYDPQLSEGAVKPPVFLTSTFVFRTAEDGQDFFDYVAGRREPPEGMGAGLVYSRFNHPNSEIVEDRLSVYERAENCALFSSGMAAISTTILAFVRPGDVILHSQPLYGGTETLFAKTLANLSIGAVGFSDGIDEAAVRAAAGDAMRKGRLAMIFIETPANPTNGLVDIAMVRRIAEMIGQTQGSTPIIACDNTLLGPVFQRPIEHGADLSLYSLTKYIGGHSDLIAGAALGSKALMKEVKALRGAIGTQLDPHSCWMISRSLETLGIRMEKADANARLVADYLRDHPKVAKVHYLGHHDEASPAGRLFARQCTGAGSTFSFDIVGGQAAAFKFLNALQIFKLAVSLGGTESLASLPASMTHSGVPADIRQKIGVLDCTIRLSIGIEHPSDLIADIAQALNAT, translated from the coding sequence ATGGTGAAACCGTTTCCGTCGAAGACCCACATCGGCAACCACATGCTGCATCCGGAAACGCTGATGCTGAACTACGGCTACGATCCGCAACTGTCGGAAGGAGCCGTCAAACCACCGGTCTTCCTGACCTCGACCTTCGTCTTCAGGACTGCCGAAGATGGACAGGACTTCTTCGATTACGTTGCGGGCCGGCGCGAGCCGCCCGAGGGGATGGGCGCAGGTCTGGTTTACTCGCGGTTCAATCACCCCAATAGCGAGATCGTCGAGGACAGGCTGTCGGTGTACGAGCGCGCCGAGAATTGCGCACTGTTCTCTTCGGGCATGGCCGCGATTTCGACGACAATCCTGGCCTTCGTCCGCCCTGGCGACGTCATCCTGCACTCCCAGCCGCTGTATGGCGGGACGGAGACTCTGTTTGCGAAGACGCTTGCGAACCTCTCCATCGGTGCGGTGGGCTTCTCCGACGGCATTGACGAAGCGGCGGTCAGAGCGGCAGCGGGTGACGCCATGCGCAAAGGCCGGCTTGCGATGATTTTCATTGAGACACCGGCCAATCCCACCAATGGTCTGGTCGACATAGCGATGGTCCGCCGGATCGCCGAGATGATCGGCCAAACCCAGGGGAGTACGCCGATCATCGCATGCGATAATACGTTGCTCGGACCGGTGTTTCAGAGACCGATCGAACACGGTGCAGATCTTTCGCTGTACTCGCTGACCAAGTATATCGGCGGTCATTCCGACTTGATCGCAGGCGCTGCGCTCGGCTCAAAGGCGCTGATGAAAGAAGTCAAAGCGTTGCGAGGCGCGATTGGCACCCAACTGGACCCCCATTCCTGCTGGATGATCAGCCGGTCGCTCGAAACACTGGGCATCCGCATGGAGAAGGCTGACGCAAACGCGCGCCTCGTCGCAGATTACCTGCGCGACCACCCAAAAGTGGCAAAGGTCCATTACCTTGGTCACCACGATGAGGCATCTCCCGCCGGCCGCCTGTTTGCGAGGCAATGCACCGGTGCGGGCTCCACATTCTCGTTCGACATCGTCGGCGGCCAAGCCGCCGCGTTCAAATTCCTGAATGCCCTGCAGATCTTCAAGCTGGCCGTGAGCCTGGGCGGTACTGAATCGCTTGCCAGCCTGCCCGCAAGCATGACCCACTCCGGCGTTCCGGCTGACATCCGCCAAAAAATAGGCGTTCTCGACTGCACGATCCGGCTGTCGATCGGCATCGAGCACCCATCCGATCTGATCGCTGATATCGCGCAGGCCTTGAACGCGACTTAG
- a CDS encoding xanthine dehydrogenase family protein molybdopterin-binding subunit, whose amino-acid sequence MNILTNPKKLRGFERHIKVDNVSRRSILKGLGLAGGFVLAAPVMSRPGFAAYQTGADKMPHGTVVDPRVFVSIASDGTVTIVAHRAEMGTGVRTSLPMIVAEEMEADWSRVRVQQAPGDEVKFGNQDTDGSRSTRHYLMPMRQIGASARTMLETAAAKRWGVPATEVKAINHEVVHNASGRRIGFGELAADAAKESVPSVEGLRLKDPKDFRYLGKGAIGIVDGRDITVGAARYGADVRLAGMKYAVIARPPVTGGKVASFDGAEAMKVSGVEKVMEVRGWPWPSKFQPLGGIAVIARNTGAAIKGRNALKIVWDDGANGKYESVAYRAELEQAARKPGLVVRKEGDVEAALKGADKVIVGEYYVPHHAHASMEPPVAVADVKGDKAEIWAPVQSAGGTREDVATTLGIPQENVTVNVTLLGGGFGRKSKCDFALEAALLSKELGAPVKVQWTREDDVRNGFLHTVSVERIEAGLDKNGKVTAWRHRSVAPSIASTFAAGAVHQAPFELGMGLVDMPFEIANVQCENPEAAARTRIGWFRSVSNIPRAFAVQSMVGELAHATNRDQKTMLLELIGSPRILKLDSVKDLWNYGEPYDSYPIDTARLRKVVELVADKGGWGRSVPKGHGLGIAAHRSFVSYIATIIEVAFDDKGKLTVPRVDTAIDCGTHVNPERIQAQMEGAVIMGMSFAKYGEITFKDGKVEQGNFDDFPVIRIDESPAVTNVYIAPAGPDTPPSGVGEPGLPPVAPALINAIFAATGKRIRALPIGKQLEA is encoded by the coding sequence ATGAATATCCTCACCAATCCCAAAAAGCTCCGTGGTTTTGAACGCCATATCAAGGTCGATAACGTCTCCCGTCGCAGTATCCTCAAGGGCCTCGGGCTGGCCGGCGGCTTTGTACTCGCCGCGCCGGTGATGTCACGCCCAGGCTTTGCCGCGTACCAGACCGGCGCGGACAAGATGCCGCACGGTACCGTGGTGGACCCGCGCGTATTCGTTTCTATCGCCTCCGACGGAACAGTGACGATCGTCGCGCACCGCGCCGAGATGGGAACGGGTGTCCGCACCAGCCTGCCGATGATCGTCGCCGAAGAGATGGAAGCCGACTGGTCGCGTGTTCGCGTCCAGCAGGCGCCTGGCGACGAGGTCAAGTTCGGCAACCAGGATACCGACGGATCGCGCAGCACGCGGCATTACCTCATGCCAATGCGCCAGATCGGCGCCTCGGCCCGCACAATGCTCGAAACAGCCGCGGCGAAACGCTGGGGCGTGCCAGCGACCGAAGTGAAGGCGATCAATCACGAGGTCGTTCACAATGCGAGCGGACGCCGCATCGGTTTCGGCGAGCTAGCAGCCGATGCCGCCAAGGAGTCGGTGCCGAGTGTCGAAGGCTTGAGGCTCAAGGACCCGAAGGACTTCCGCTATCTCGGCAAGGGCGCGATCGGCATCGTCGACGGTCGCGACATCACGGTGGGCGCCGCGCGCTACGGCGCCGACGTCCGGCTAGCAGGCATGAAATATGCCGTCATCGCCCGGCCGCCGGTGACCGGCGGCAAGGTCGCGTCGTTCGATGGGGCGGAAGCGATGAAGGTTTCCGGCGTCGAGAAGGTCATGGAAGTCAGGGGCTGGCCGTGGCCTTCAAAATTCCAGCCGCTCGGCGGGATCGCTGTGATCGCGCGCAACACCGGCGCGGCTATCAAGGGCCGCAACGCGTTGAAGATCGTCTGGGACGATGGCGCCAACGGCAAATACGAGTCGGTCGCCTACCGCGCCGAACTGGAGCAAGCCGCACGGAAACCCGGCCTGGTGGTACGCAAGGAGGGCGACGTCGAGGCCGCCTTGAAGGGCGCCGACAAGGTGATCGTCGGTGAGTACTACGTGCCGCATCATGCCCATGCCAGCATGGAACCGCCGGTCGCGGTCGCGGACGTCAAGGGCGACAAGGCGGAGATCTGGGCACCAGTGCAAAGCGCGGGCGGAACGCGCGAAGACGTCGCCACAACGCTCGGCATTCCCCAGGAGAATGTCACCGTCAACGTCACGCTGCTCGGCGGCGGCTTCGGGCGCAAGTCGAAGTGCGATTTCGCCCTCGAGGCGGCACTGCTTTCAAAGGAGCTCGGGGCCCCCGTCAAGGTGCAATGGACGCGGGAAGACGACGTTCGCAACGGCTTCCTGCACACCGTCTCGGTGGAACGCATTGAGGCTGGCCTCGACAAGAACGGCAAGGTGACGGCTTGGCGGCATCGCAGCGTCGCGCCGAGTATCGCCTCGACATTTGCCGCCGGTGCGGTGCATCAGGCGCCGTTCGAACTCGGCATGGGGCTGGTCGATATGCCCTTTGAGATCGCCAACGTCCAGTGCGAGAATCCGGAAGCGGCCGCGCGTACCCGGATCGGCTGGTTCCGCTCGGTGTCGAATATCCCGCGCGCCTTTGCGGTGCAATCGATGGTGGGCGAACTCGCCCATGCCACCAACCGCGATCAAAAGACCATGCTGCTGGAGCTGATCGGCTCTCCCCGGATCCTCAAGCTAGATTCCGTGAAGGACCTCTGGAACTATGGTGAGCCCTATGACAGCTATCCGATCGACACCGCGCGCCTTCGCAAGGTCGTCGAGCTGGTCGCGGACAAGGGCGGTTGGGGACGGTCCGTCCCCAAGGGCCACGGGCTCGGCATTGCCGCGCACCGCAGCTTCGTCAGCTACATCGCGACCATTATCGAGGTAGCTTTCGACGACAAGGGCAAGCTCACCGTGCCTCGGGTGGATACCGCGATCGATTGCGGAACCCACGTCAATCCGGAGCGAATCCAGGCGCAGATGGAAGGCGCTGTAATCATGGGCATGAGCTTCGCCAAGTATGGCGAGATCACCTTCAAGGACGGCAAGGTGGAACAGGGCAATTTCGACGATTTCCCGGTAATTCGCATCGACGAATCCCCTGCTGTGACCAACGTCTATATCGCGCCTGCCGGCCCCGACACGCCGCCCAGTGGCGTTGGCGAGCCAGGGCTGCCGCCCGTTGCGCCGGCGCTGATCAACGCGATCTTCGCCGCGACCGGCAAGCGCATCCGCGCCTTGCCGATCGGCAAGCAATTGGAGGCGTAA
- a CDS encoding ABC transporter ATP-binding protein: MTELKIDQVARTFPARQGHAPTRALEPIDLNVRNNDFVTILGPSGCGKSTLLRIVAGLDRPTSGRVILDGQEVVGPGADRGMVFQSYTLFPWLTVRENIAFGLRERGISEADRGKIADGFIQRVGLSGFENHWPKQLSGGMQQRTAIARALANDPKILLLDEPFGALDNQTRVLMQEMLLGIWEREQKTVLFVTHDIEEAIFLGSRVIVMSARPGRIKAEIAVDLPHPRSYKIKTTPEFVSLKERLVEEIRAEALKVAVHA, from the coding sequence ATGACCGAACTGAAAATCGATCAGGTCGCCCGCACCTTCCCCGCGCGCCAGGGGCATGCGCCGACACGCGCGCTGGAGCCGATCGACCTCAACGTCCGCAATAATGACTTCGTCACCATCCTCGGCCCTTCGGGTTGCGGAAAATCGACGTTGCTGCGCATCGTCGCCGGGCTTGACCGGCCGACCAGCGGCCGGGTCATTCTTGATGGGCAAGAGGTCGTTGGCCCCGGCGCGGATCGCGGCATGGTGTTTCAGTCCTACACCCTGTTTCCATGGCTGACCGTGCGCGAAAACATCGCGTTTGGCCTGCGCGAGCGCGGGATTTCCGAAGCTGATCGCGGCAAGATCGCCGACGGCTTCATCCAACGGGTCGGCTTATCGGGCTTTGAAAATCATTGGCCAAAGCAACTCTCCGGCGGCATGCAGCAGCGCACGGCGATCGCGCGGGCGCTCGCCAACGATCCAAAGATCCTGCTGCTCGACGAGCCGTTCGGCGCGCTGGATAACCAAACCCGCGTGCTGATGCAGGAAATGCTGCTCGGCATCTGGGAACGCGAGCAGAAAACCGTGCTGTTCGTCACCCATGATATCGAGGAAGCGATCTTTCTCGGCAGCCGCGTCATCGTCATGAGCGCGCGTCCCGGCCGCATCAAGGCCGAGATCGCGGTCGATCTACCCCACCCGCGATCCTACAAAATCAAGACCACGCCCGAATTCGTCAGCCTGAAGGAACGGCTCGTCGAAGAGATCCGCGCCGAGGCATTGAAGGTCGCGGTTCATGCCTGA
- a CDS encoding (2Fe-2S)-binding protein: MIKVKINSQEHSWDGDPDLPLLWFLRDEVGLTGTKYGCGQALCGACTVIVDKQAVRACITSVSDVVGREVTTIEGLHPTGDHAVQKAWRQVNVPQCGFCQAGQIMQAAALLMENPKPTHDQIREAMAGNICRCGTYQRIANAVHLASTGV, from the coding sequence ATGATCAAGGTGAAGATCAATAGCCAGGAGCATAGCTGGGACGGCGACCCGGACCTTCCATTACTCTGGTTTCTGCGCGATGAGGTCGGCTTGACGGGCACGAAATATGGCTGCGGCCAGGCCTTGTGCGGTGCATGCACGGTGATCGTCGACAAACAGGCCGTCCGCGCCTGTATCACCTCGGTGTCCGACGTGGTCGGCCGGGAAGTCACCACCATCGAAGGCCTTCATCCGACCGGCGATCACGCGGTCCAGAAGGCCTGGCGTCAGGTCAATGTTCCGCAATGCGGCTTTTGCCAGGCCGGCCAGATCATGCAGGCGGCCGCACTGCTGATGGAAAATCCGAAACCCACGCACGACCAGATACGCGAGGCGATGGCGGGCAATATCTGCCGTTGCGGCACTTACCAGCGCATCGCAAACGCCGTGCATCTGGCATCGACGGGGGTGTGA
- a CDS encoding mandelate racemase/muconate lactonizing enzyme family protein — protein MALIKTTEAGLYRIPLPVTLSDSTHGELNAFELVTCRVRDSDGAEGVGYTYTVGRNGGAIADILRREIPELIEGREADDTEAIWHHVWWSLHYGGRGGPPVLALSALDIALWDLKSRRANLPLFRMLGGFDARVPCYAGGIDLDLSIEQLLKQTDDNLARGFRAIKMKVGRADLASDVARVQAMRQHLGNGFPLMADANMKWTVEEAIRAARALQPYDLTWLEEPIIPDDIAGHARIMAAGGVPIAAGENLRTLWEFKNYIAAGAVSYPEPDVTNCGGVTAFMKIARLAEAFNLPVTSHGAHDVTVHLLAACPNRSYLEAHGFGLESYIEHPLVLQEGMALAPTRPGHGITFDWKGLAQLAK, from the coding sequence ATGGCGCTTATCAAGACAACCGAGGCCGGACTCTACCGGATCCCCCTGCCCGTTACCCTCTCCGACAGCACGCACGGCGAACTCAACGCTTTCGAACTGGTGACATGCCGTGTCCGCGATTCCGACGGGGCCGAAGGTGTCGGCTATACATACACCGTCGGCCGCAATGGCGGCGCGATTGCCGACATTCTCCGGCGGGAGATCCCCGAACTGATCGAGGGCCGCGAGGCCGACGACACCGAAGCCATCTGGCATCACGTCTGGTGGAGCTTGCATTACGGCGGGCGTGGCGGACCGCCGGTGCTTGCGCTCTCGGCGCTCGATATCGCCCTGTGGGACCTGAAGTCGCGCCGCGCCAATCTGCCGCTGTTTCGCATGTTGGGCGGCTTCGACGCCCGCGTGCCCTGCTACGCCGGCGGCATCGACCTCGATTTGTCCATCGAGCAGCTTTTGAAGCAAACCGACGACAATCTCGCCAGGGGCTTTCGCGCCATCAAGATGAAGGTGGGCCGCGCCGATCTCGCATCCGACGTCGCACGCGTGCAGGCGATGCGCCAACATCTCGGCAACGGCTTTCCCCTGATGGCGGATGCCAACATGAAATGGACGGTCGAGGAAGCCATTCGCGCGGCACGCGCGCTGCAACCCTACGACCTCACCTGGCTCGAAGAACCGATCATTCCCGACGATATTGCCGGTCACGCCCGCATCATGGCTGCCGGCGGCGTCCCGATCGCGGCCGGCGAAAACCTGCGAACGCTCTGGGAATTCAAGAACTATATCGCGGCCGGCGCTGTGTCCTATCCGGAGCCCGACGTCACCAATTGCGGCGGGGTTACAGCTTTCATGAAGATCGCGCGGCTGGCGGAAGCGTTCAATCTACCGGTGACCAGCCACGGCGCACATGACGTTACCGTGCATTTGCTCGCGGCGTGTCCGAACCGCTCCTATCTCGAAGCGCACGGATTTGGGCTCGAAAGTTACATCGAGCACCCGCTTGTCCTCCAGGAAGGCATGGCATTGGCGCCGACGCGGCCCGGCCATGGAATTACATTCGACTGGAAAGGGTTGGCGCAGCTCGCAAAGTAA
- a CDS encoding ABC transporter permease, translating into MRPLDPVTSRQRAAYGLAFFVLFVAVWAWATFGGYVSKTFLANPLTMLQEGWELLTKHGFLFDIGMTVWRVVGGFVLAAIIAVPLGVLMGAYKPIEAFLEPFVSFARYLPASAFIPLLILWAGIGELQKLLVIFIGSVFQIILMVTVTVGNTRRDLVEAAYTLGASDRGIINRVLLPSSAPEVAEILRLVLGWAWTYVIVAELIGSSSGIGHMITDSQALLNTGQIIFGIIVIGLIGLVSDFLFKAFNAWLFPWKLA; encoded by the coding sequence ATACGTCCCCTGGATCCCGTGACATCGAGGCAGCGCGCGGCCTATGGCCTGGCGTTCTTCGTGCTTTTCGTTGCCGTGTGGGCTTGGGCGACCTTTGGCGGTTACGTCTCCAAGACGTTTCTCGCCAACCCGCTGACGATGCTGCAGGAGGGTTGGGAGCTGCTGACAAAGCACGGCTTCCTGTTCGACATCGGCATGACGGTCTGGCGTGTCGTCGGCGGCTTTGTGCTGGCGGCCATCATCGCCGTGCCGCTCGGCGTTCTGATGGGAGCCTACAAGCCGATCGAAGCTTTCCTGGAGCCGTTCGTCTCGTTTGCCCGCTACCTGCCCGCCTCGGCTTTCATCCCCCTGTTGATCCTGTGGGCGGGCATCGGCGAGCTGCAGAAGCTCCTGGTCATTTTCATCGGCTCGGTCTTCCAGATCATCCTGATGGTCACCGTGACGGTCGGAAACACCAGGCGCGACCTCGTTGAAGCCGCCTACACGCTGGGCGCCAGCGACCGCGGCATCATCAACCGTGTGCTGCTGCCATCCTCTGCCCCCGAGGTCGCGGAGATCCTTCGGCTCGTTCTCGGCTGGGCGTGGACCTATGTCATCGTCGCCGAGTTGATCGGTTCATCGTCGGGCATCGGCCACATGATCACCGACAGCCAGGCCCTGCTCAACACCGGCCAGATTATCTTCGGCATCATCGTGATCGGGCTGATCGGGCTGGTGTCGGACTTCCTGTTCAAGGCCTTCAACGCCTGGCTGTTTCCGTGGAAACTGGCATGA
- a CDS encoding ABC transporter substrate-binding protein yields the protein MRSFGIFAATAALLVAAPAAAQDVKVGIGISGWTGFAPLTLANQAGIFKKNGLDVTIKKIPQKDRHLAIASGDIQCAATTVETWISWNANGVATKQIFQLDKSYGADGMATRNTIASIKDLKGKTVAASAPGTSPYFALAWMLKKNGLSVKDVTIVNLEPAAAAQAFVSGQNDAAMTYEPYLSTVRAAPDKGKIIATTLDYPMVMDTFGCTPKFLTENPKAAKALADSYFEAIALIEKDQAKSYEIMGADVKQSGEQFGNSAKFLRWQDKAANQKFFAGEFLTFNKEAAELLLEIGVIKSVPKIDDLFDASFIK from the coding sequence ATGCGTAGTTTTGGAATTTTCGCGGCAACGGCCGCTCTCCTGGTGGCCGCACCGGCCGCCGCCCAGGACGTGAAGGTCGGCATCGGCATTTCCGGATGGACCGGTTTCGCGCCGCTCACGCTCGCCAATCAGGCGGGCATCTTCAAGAAGAACGGCCTCGATGTGACGATCAAGAAGATCCCGCAGAAAGACCGCCATCTAGCTATCGCGTCGGGCGACATCCAATGCGCGGCGACCACGGTCGAGACCTGGATATCCTGGAATGCCAATGGCGTCGCCACCAAGCAGATCTTCCAGCTCGACAAGAGCTACGGCGCCGACGGCATGGCAACGCGAAACACTATCGCCTCGATCAAGGACCTCAAGGGCAAGACGGTTGCCGCATCCGCGCCCGGCACCTCACCGTATTTTGCTTTGGCTTGGATGCTCAAGAAGAACGGCCTTTCGGTCAAGGATGTCACGATCGTGAATCTGGAGCCGGCGGCGGCGGCACAGGCATTCGTCTCGGGCCAGAACGATGCGGCCATGACCTATGAGCCTTACCTCTCGACGGTGCGCGCAGCGCCGGACAAGGGCAAGATCATCGCCACCACGCTCGACTATCCGATGGTGATGGACACGTTCGGCTGCACGCCGAAATTCCTCACTGAAAACCCGAAAGCCGCCAAGGCGCTGGCCGACAGCTATTTCGAGGCGATCGCCTTGATCGAAAAGGATCAGGCCAAGTCGTACGAGATCATGGGAGCCGACGTAAAGCAGTCCGGCGAGCAATTCGGCAACTCGGCCAAATTCCTGCGCTGGCAGGACAAAGCCGCGAACCAGAAATTCTTCGCGGGCGAATTCCTGACCTTCAACAAGGAAGCTGCAGAGCTGTTGCTCGAGATCGGCGTCATCAAATCGGTTCCGAAGATCGACGACCTCTTCGACGCAAGCTTCATCAAGTAG